ACTCCCATTCCAAATGCTACTGTAGAAATAAGGCATCTCAAAGCACTGTCAGGGCTTGGAAATAACTTCACTATCCTCTCTTCAGAACTTTTATCAATGGATGAATGATACATATCAACAATTCTGTTTTCAACGAGTTGAGCATTCCCATGATATGCTTTGCCTTCAAGttcatacatgatatattcatatatttcagaCACCACATTAATTGACCTGAAAAGAAAtcaaaagaaatacatgtatgtaatttcccaactagatccCATGCGCATGCGCAAACATGGCAAATTTACCGTGCGCGTGTTACGACCCAAGCGAACGTAGACAAGAAAGGACAGATTAGACCAGATGTAGGTTGCATTAATGATCTAAACTTGTTTTctgtacttgatatagtgaaAAAAAAGGTTCTAGGtggattttatttagaaaatcaGTGCGCATGATTTTCCGTTCGCAGTCTCCGTTAAAAACTTTAGAGAAGAACCATAGCGGAGATGGcgagacgtgtcgaacatcgtagctgTGGGATAGGACTACTTGACTCAGTTGTTTTTCCTTGTGTAGAAGGCTCTTGTAGAGAAAGGTGTTGTAGAAAGTCAGAATTAGAATCACTGATCTCACTACTATATGTGTTTTTAAAATCGGTCAATCTTGTTGGTTGGCAGTAAGAGGAGCCTGTTTTTGAAGTAGTCTTCTGTATTATTTCCAGCTGATTTAATGCTAATTAATGCTGATTCACTTATGTCTGGAGTATTACAACCCAGTTGTCTATTACATTTAGGAACAACAGCTTTGAGCTGAGTGTAATGCGGAAGAATACTCTTGATAAATGGTTGCTGTCATTGGTAATACATCTCCTTGTGCAGACTTACCAAATGATTGCCTCAACATCTAAGATTTCTTCTTCTTCATTCTTTAGTAGTTGAAAGCGTTCTTTTCCCATCCTCTTCAATCTCACATCTGTTAAAATACTTTTCGTAAAGAGagactagaatatggaaacTGCTGTGTTACCAAAATGGGGTCAATTATGACGTCACTGTTTTACTGAGTCACTGTTCTGCTATAAACACCTGTAAAATGTTGCTACAGTGTGTTTGAATTAGGACTGGCATGACATATTTGTAGCATGTGTTGCTTGGGTACAGTGACTTTGTAACAGAATTTATTGGAAAACAAAAGATCACTCCATGATGCCTGTAACACTGTATGAGGTATACTTCTGACATATATGCAAACACCTGTTCAGTCAGTTTGCTGTCAGAAGTCAGCTTGGAAAAGGACCTTTCAGTGAGCAGCTTACATTTTCCCACCAAATTTAAAGAAATGTCCTTTCCGTAACATAACATCCATAATAGCTTTAAGTGTAGCATCCCCAGTATCTAACATATCATGTTTGAAAAATTACTGCAAAAAAACATAAGGTTGTTAGTTTGATTAGTGAATGGATTCTGCTTTGActgaaccccctccccccaaaaaaacaaacaaaacaaaaacaaaacaacaacaacaaaaaacaaaaaacaaaaaacaaaatcacaaaagaCATTTACACTTTTTACAGTAACATATAACACAAAGCTATTTCTGGATCCTTCAATGGTAAACAGAAGTACatactgaaatattttattgtaacCCCGGGATTTTAACGCGATAAATACGTAAATACTTACAGGATAAAATGAAACCAACACCACAACATCATGTAAGTTCAACAatgaaattggtaaaaaaaCGATGTTTATATTTAATGTAAGTCTAAAAGTAGTTGAAATCAGCATTTACAACTCTATATCTTaattttgaccagtgaacgaaatatatgcacgagcgatagcgagcacttaacccaccgttgggatagatctttaccatctatccagatttcatcttcttttgacaaGATGAAATTGTATTCCAAGATGTCGAAAATagtatggggtcagaggttaccagcacttaacccaccgttgggatatatctttaccatctatccagatttcatctacTTTTGACAAGATGAAATTGTATTCCAAGATGTCGTAAATagtatggggtcagaggttaccagcacttaacccaccgttgggatagatctttaccatctatccagatttcatcttcttttgacaaGATGAAATTGTATTCTAAGATGTCGTAAATagtatggggtcagaggttaccagcacttaacccaccgttgggatagatctttaccatctatccagatatCATCCCCTTTTGACAAGATGAAATTGTATTCCAAGATGTCGTAAATagtatggggtcagaggttaccagcacttaacccaccgttgggatatatctttaccatctatccagatttcatcttcttttgacaaGATGAAATTGTATTCCAAGATGTCGAAAATAGTATGGgatcagaggttaccagcacttaacccaccgttgggatatatctttaccatctatccagactTCATCTACTTTTGACAAGATGAAATTGTATTCCAAGATGTCGTAAATagtatggggtcagaggttaccagcacttaacccaccgttgggatagatctttaccatctatccagatttcatcttcttttgacaaGATGAAATTGTATTCTAAGATGTCGTAAATagtatggggtcagaggttaccagcacttaacccaccgttgggatagatctttaccatctatccagatttcatctgcTTTTGACAAGATGAAATTGTATTCCAAGATGTCGTAAATagtatggggtcagaggttacgagcaattaacccaccgttgggatagatctttaccatctatccagatttcatctgcTTTTGACAAGATGAAATTGTATTTCAAGATGTCGTAAATagtatggggtcagaggttacgagcacttaacccaccgttgggatagatctttaccacctatccagatttcatctccTTTTGACAAGATGAAATTGTATTCCAAGATGTCGTAAATagtatggggtcagaggttaccagcacttaacccaccgttgggatatatctttaccatctatccagatttcatcttcttttgacaaGATGAAATTGTTTTCCAAGATGTCGTAAATagtatggggtcagaggttaccagcacttaacccaccgttgggatagatctttaccatctatccagattagTAACTGAAACAATTTCAGGTTTGCAGACAATTTTataatcacaaaaataaaaacgtCAGGATCTGAAGATGTTACCAGCTTTTTTAGCAAATTAGTTTCCATCACGAATAATCATGAAGGATTTATAGGTTTAGTTTGTTCAGTCATTTCGTTTTGTCCGTTTTGGCTATGCGCTAATTGTGTATTTTGGAAATGtcaataaaaatcaataaacTGTAACATTCAACGTCATTTCTAATTGGATCCATGAATACGGACGAACAAAGACGTTCATTCAGGGTTATTAATTTTTCGTAGAATTACTTTTCCCAACTACGTATATACCTAAGCTCTAACCGGGGATGGATGGGGGTGGAGGAGGGGTGGCAGCAGCAGTGATGTGATGTTTATTGAATTGTTAGTTAATTCTCTGACGACACGACAGTCTCATCAGCCAACGTCCATTGTATCGAAACGTCGCAACAATAgtattagtttgtgtctatcttaaacTGAAAGCTTGGTTTCCACAGTCGTATGTCATTATTCCAAATCCATTTTTGATGCGGAAAGGGTTTGTAGGATATGACTGCGGCTGTCACTACATTATCCAATCTAAGTTGTTAAGCTTATCATTTGGAAGGCCAAATCCACGCATTCTCGCAAAATATATAGCTTATTTTTCTTCTGTGATACGTCGTAATATGCGTCgtaataaaaatgttaaataattgattaaaatgaatttttaaatcaaaactgtaaaaatgttgttatcgTAAAACGATGTTGTTTCTACCATTACGGAAAgtagtgtacatatataaagCACACCACGTGTATTGCAAGGTTTTGTACTATAATTTTTTACGGACTTTGAGCTTAATTATGTATTTGTTGTCTATTTATTAATTAGTGCTAATTTCAAGACTTGGAggtcatagaccctccacccagggtCGATATGCTTACAGCGTTTGTTTGGAGTAACCCCACAACAACGTTACGTTATACAATCCCAGTGTATTCTTTAGTATGTCGCTGTTTTTTTAGTCCGCAGTTTAACATAGAGTTGCCCTTTTCATGGAATATATTTACTTTCCTAGTTTCTCtacaataaatgaattaattgaGAAAGTTGTATAGTATTGTATCCAAGTACTTACAAATGGGTGAATTTCTGTGGTATTTTGGAGAGGACCGTGCTGCCGTTTTCATCGTCTTCGCTCACGACAGAATTATGGAATCGTCATCAAACGAATAATAGGTGATGCACGTGATAGAACCGTACTTTTGTTGCCGTTGGCAACTATGTTCTTCTGACTTACTCATTCACTCTAAACGTTGGCGGCGCGCTTTACAGTACGCATGGGAAGAACATAATACTgaaaacctagatatttttacTCCTACAAAATTTtacgattttacagtcttcagcaaaGTTCTCAAAGACCAATTTCCTCTCATTACCAGacagatacattgtgttcatgtgcaagaaggcattttagtcactaactatttttgcatttttgtttccCAGCGAAATTAGCTAAGTCTTTTCGAAATTTCCAGGTTTGCATTATTAGAGGATCGCCAATGTTTGGAGTGTAACAcacattttttgctacatttagtctaaatgaaataaaccatttaaatgtattgcaactccgtGCAGACATTCGGGagtcaatgtttttcttagtatcaaacacccgatgtCCTAAAtttgtggtgttcatttgatgtctgtatggtggcattgTGTAGTTAATTTCActaagacaaaatgtagcaagaaactgtactcattcaatcttgctatcttaaagtgcagcatgtccagtttctcaTTGGTTTCTGCCTGGTAGTaagtatcaaacagaaaagctgcacggtattggaATATTGACTGTATGAGACTTCCTAATTCCCTCGAGTTAATTATACTCCGGCCAGGAATAataaagagcgccaccaacgtttgGATTGAAATAAGAAAGTCAGAAGAACACAGTAGTTTTAGTACCGCCCAAAGTATTGAGCTTATTTAAACTCAACTATTCGTACTCAGTGAACAGCAAACTCTGCTCTCTGaacaataattacaatattacaacaaATCGATATCACGCATAGTAACTGAGTGTCTTAAAATAATAATGTGCCATGCATAAATTAGAGTCTTGGAAAgtgaaacaaaataatgaagcAACtacgtacattgtatatgtcttTTGGCATGAAACAGTGTCTATTGTCTTTATATTACAGTCATGCAATAAAATGAGTTTCATTCCATGAATAATCGTAACGCTAGACGATTTAACACGGTACGGGAACACGTAAAGACATGacagagataaaaaaaaaaaacccgattaaaatgtatttatcacGAACGCGATAAAAAATTTTTGAATTAAAAACAATAACTACTTATTTTATTCCGAACGGGCTGAACGTATAAAATTATTTCAGATACGTTACTGTTCAAACACGTGTGCTAAAAAATTGCCTTGGGCAACCGATGTCTGATGACTCATTGTTTAATAGATGTCGTAAAGTGACATGCGTCAGAGCGGTTTTTAAACATCTTTAGCTTTTAGCTCATAATAATTGAAAGCAAACCATCTTTGAGTCCGATAGGCTACAAAAAATTATCTCGATCGGGGAATATTCCTTACTTTTTCACGTCTAACTCAAAGAAGTGCTGACACGAAACTTGAATTAAAAcgaagccacccacacagtcattgaCATCATAGTAtagtgtttttatttgaaaatcaaaagtgTCAATATACATATCTAGGGTCATCATATCTTTAAGCAATATACCACCCCTTGGAATGGTaaaccaagaggttttgaccagtgaacgaaagatatgagttcactggtcaaaaccgagtggtataccattcccagggagTGGTTTATCGCTATATTATACCAGTGTATTGAAAATAtcagaaacaagataagacgtaACGTGTTCTGGCCCATTTGCGCCCCCTGCCCATCGGACTTCAACGTTTATAGACGAACAGTGAATATCGtcatcaaaatttggatgcgtgccaactgtgcattatcgctcattatagacgcgctagttcgatatCTAGActaatcagatctctcgatttgcaccatcaatatagtggtataatataattgttaataaatcacagcATTCTGTCCGATAACAAGCTACCGTCTATTGGGGGCAGTTAAATAATGCCCAGATATGGTCTATTTGTCATGTCTGGACGCTACCCATCTCCTTATACATTGTtcacatcattctaacagttggggtttatactgtattatgtGAACAGCTTTTGGTTTATAATTTCTTGTTAAGCTAGACggggtgaagagagatcttAACAGACGATCATGAATGGTATGGTCGAACCTTTACGGCGTTCAGCCGTCATACAGCCCGACTAACTAAAACGTACCAGTTTTGCACCAACGTAGTTCCCCAGATAGCCCTGGACAACTACTCTACTTTTACCCGGTGTCAATCGGACACAGTTGAAACAGACAAAGAATCAGCTGTTTTCAAGTACCTCGGAATCGGCAGTGGTGCAGGTAGACATTTCATACCAAtattcttttgaatgtttagcCACTTACCTAACCATCCTTCATTATttcactattgctatgggcgttgtcttgttactaggcatcTATGATTCTTGAAATGTTTATCCCCTTGCCTATCCATCCCAGGGCTGTTGTACTTTGGTTATGGCTATTatttggattgattgattgatagactgattgattgattgattgattgattgattgattgttatcTTTGTCACGTACACCATCATTGGGATGTTGCTATTTGGCTTTTTTGATTTGGGtaagaaatgtgatttttgctTGGTGAAAcaacttaaacttaaaaactGCTTGTCAGAATGGTCTGAAATTCGGTTGAATGTTTAAATGTGCACATGAAAATTTGTCgatgacatgatgatctcatcaatAATATACAAACTGAGTCtctaaaaatgtgacttttgggACAAAAATAGTGAATTCCGAAACTAATGCGCAGATTGTGCTCaaatttggtggggatgtttctgaaGAGGTGTAGGTGAGAATTATTCAGGACATGaaatagtcttgctgctagacgttcgggctttctttcgatactataagcgaacgaagttggcagtgagggcttgcccgatcacttggatgttccatcctcgatagcgatgttcggtcgtgtgtcgtattgtatcggaagaacatccgaggtctagcagatagactagacATGAGTGACCTTTGATGTCAGGCTTACTACTCTAGAAGAATACCGGAACGACTGTGAGGGCACAACTTTTGCATCACTGGGATAAACGTGCTCTATTACTACTTCTACGACCTCTATGAGACGATATCCTGGCTTCATCATTCAGTGTTGACCAAGAATGGAACTTCGATTGTCCTAATGTCAGATGGTAAGATTTATACgcacacgtatatatatatatatatatatatatatatatatatatatatatatatatatatatatatatatatatatatatatatatatatatatatatatatatatatatatatatatatatatatatatatataactcggtgagtatcaatctgctaggacagtgctctataccgcagtggcagagcgtaatagttttgatagtactggaactctttcttggttgtaactcggagtttcacgcatggcgcgatcatcagacaactctcgTTTCAAGTACTTCAAGACACTGGTtactaaactaaacccgttaactaactatatatatatgtataattttgatagttctggaactctttcttggttgtaactcggagttccACGCATAGTGcaatcatcagacaactgatttctactctgggtgtgctgtttatatagagtgcagacaatagaaatatcatcactattgtctatgtgttgGTGGGTTAGTGCAGTGTGTgtgaaggtgttggttgttattgtgtgacgTATTGGCGGGTTGTTTCATGTCGGGCTTTggtgttccgttagttaacgggtttagtttaggacATTCAGCGCACTTGCAAGTAAGAAATATCGAGCTGTGACTTATGCTATGGTCGATGAATGATTGACAAAAATTGGAGCCAAAGGGTGAAGAGATTAAATATAACAACTGATATTGACGTCACCGAATGTTTCGAGGTAAACTCAGTAGAGATTAATCTGCTAATCGAGTTCATTGCCCACTCGGTAAATTTTCGAGCAACAGCGCCTCCAACATTAGCAACCAGTGTCTTGAAGTACTTGAAACGAATGGCGGCCAAGAGAGGTGACACAATTTATGTGAATAATAATTTCAGTTTCATCATGGCCATATAACTGAACCTTTAGTAGGTTTGAAAAATTATTGATGATTTCATTATTGTAGTCTTCTTTATTACTCTGTAAATGCCATCATGTAGCTATTATTATAGAATACTGATAGATGTACCCTTTATAAATGGTATACCACTGTCAGCTagacataataataataataataataataataataataataataataataataataataataataattaaatgttgacatagagatatatagatctatctatctatctatctatctttgtCTAGTGCGTGTATCAATTCATTAACCTATCTATGTGTATATCTATTCATTTagtaaacacagacacacacacacacacacacacacacacacacatatatatatatatatatatatatatatatatatatatatatatacataggtAGGGTATATAGATATAAAGATAGACGGATAGATATACAGATAAATAGATATACTgtatacagtgtagatatataattatgtatcgaCAAATCAAATAAGAGATTCATCTTGATCGGTGATACAATAGTACTGATATCATGACAatggaatgtttatatttatccTACACTTGTCAACACGATCATAAAATTTATTTGTCCATATAACTGTCATTCATAACGTCTTCACTTTCCTGAAATGGTATATTTGGAATCTTGTTGTTTTCACCAGTACCATATAATCACAACTTTGAAGCAGCTTGTTTGAATTTTTCCATGCTGTCTGCTATCCCTAACTCCATGCTATCGAATGCTTTTAATACTTCACAGTACAGGTTTTCCTTCATCACCATCAACGCTTCACGATCAAAACAATTTCTACCTGCAAACGTACATACATTCTGAGTAAACAAAAACTGAGAAAATTGACACAATATCAAGCCCTTTGACACATCGTATAAGTAGGCGAGGGTCTTTAATCATTTTGAGATAGAAATAACTGTAAATGACTCAATGACGTAAGAGATTACGCCACCCAGTTTTGTTATGCATGGATAGATTGAAAAATGTAGCCGTTGGCGGCGCTCTGTGGTTATCTATGGACGACCgtattttacagtctagtaCTTTGGCTGTGTTCTTTAAAGGTGACAGTTTTGGGTTGAATAATTTACATCTTGGATTGATTAATCAAGCGataaatacaagtacatgtatgcatttttgTTCTACCTCATTGGCTGATAAGGTTCCGATTACAAGGCGAGGTAGATAGaattttttttgatttttttttcatgtgggAGCGTCTGCTAGTTCAGATAAgtatgttttctattgttttccataAATGACCTCTTTGttttggtttcttcccatcagatttACAGCTATCacatattggaagaacagttttatatctttttaagttggtgtcaaTTTTCACATCcattatttctcgtgagacttcacagttttcgcgatgttattatttttttctcgaatatgaaAACAAGTTTTAGGGTCTAAAGTgaaaaaactagatggggtggGATAATCAGAACCAAACAGTTTATTAGGCTATACTGGAGTCTGCTTGACTTCATCAGTTTATTGTCTTTTACCTATTATATCCTTTGCCATTGAAACCGCGAGATCGAGAAGTCCTGCATTTTCAGTAACAGCGTCGACTACCCCAACCTCCAATAACTCCTCAGCAATGTATCGTTTTCCAAACTGAACCATTTCTCTGACGACAGACGCCGGATAACGTCGACTGAAAGAACAATTATGTAGATTACAAATCTGGATATCTGTAATGactggaaaaaaatataaatgtgcaATATGCAAAACGCACGGACGtcattaaatgatttatttcattttgccaATATGTGACAAGAAATTGCAATGCTGCTATCTTAAAAGTGTAGCATCTACAGTTTGGTATTGGTTGTATTAAACAAAACCAGTGAACACTATCTGCTACGGGCTGTTTATATTATGGATCAAGCATTGAACCACAATCACTGACTTATCACAATATCCACATTTAATTGGAATTTAAACTACAGTTTTAATACAGTGCCATACCACGATAAAGATAACACTTTCTGTAAAACCTGTCAAAATGATGAGAAACCACAATGTATGTTAAATGACCGCCTCAGGTTTCAGTATCCTTTGTTATCGTCAGTACATGCACCAACgtatatgaaatttaaatatgacatGTGCTTTTTGGTATCTTTGCTATGTGTACctaattatatgaaattggaAACTTgtattaagatattgcctaattatcaaaaaacaccagtaattatgcaaattacttctcttaaaattaaaaactaaatcaGGCAAAATGGGACATGTGTGCTTTGGCATAGACAATTTATGTACCAAAATTTATGGAATTTAAAACTTGCattcataagatatagcctCATTACCTaagataattaattatgcaaatggttATTACGTGAAATACTCGTTGAGCGTTTACCAAATCTTAACGGTTCTTGTCATTACTGCAAGGAAGACGTGTGGAAAGTTTCATTGGAattgatgcagtagtttttgagatatcgtgttcaCAAACAGGCAGATAGACACACCGACATACAactagacacagatacagaaaGGAGCAAAACATAATCTTCCCTTAGGGAAGgtgcatcgtcgcaaaccacggcctctttcaCGGCACCGTCGAAACTTGCCGTcatttcgaagtgtagcgggGGAAATAACAGTTCTGGTTTGCGACAATGGTAAGGtaacaaacaatattttgattaaaatgtaaatcaaaacataaatccTACTTCATCACTGCCATGCTGGCCTCCCCTATTGTAAGGTTGAGATGTATTTCCGCAACACAAAACCAACCACGACGAGATCTCATGATCCGATAATCGTGAAAAAAAGTTAATAATGCTCCACCTGCATAGGCATGACCTGTTAAATAGAAATATTGCATAACATACATAGCATACAGTAGACTTAAAGAAATTAACGGAAGTGAAATAGAATGAGAATTTAAGCTATCTCAGCTTTATTAATACATCTATAGTGATATCACATGATAAAATGACTTAAATTGGTCATGTGATGATTAAAACaacatttattgaatgaatgaatgaatgaatgaacaaatgaatgaatgaattgagtgggccaatgaatgaatgaatgaatgaatgaatgaataaatgaataaatgaaaaaaatgaatgaatgaatgaatgaatgaatgaataaataaataaaaaaatgaatgaatgaatgagtgaatagCATAGATGAATATGAATGGGAAAAGTGAacgaatgaattaatgaatgaacaGATAAATGAATGGATGAGAGAaggaacgaatgaatgaatgcgcgtgaatgaatgaataaatacatgaatgaattaatgaatgaatgaaggaagggAGGGAGGAAACTTTTTAGAAAGAAAGGGTGGGATAGGTTACAAatattattcaatttatttacCGTTGATGGCAGCTATCGTAGGTATAGGAAACAAGAGTAACCTTTTCTGGATTTTACGGAATGATATTCTGAATTTAATCGCAGTTTCAATGTCTTGCTGAGACACCCAAGTTGTATCGATTCCATTGGAATAGAATTTACCAACACCTGTTGTGATGAGTGCCTTGGCATCGGACCTTGTATGTGTAAGAAAAGTAATCATTGTCATTCGAAATACTGAAGTTTACAGACAGAAATCTACACCTATAGATCATGTagatacacacatgtacacgtgtgtgtatatatatttatatatagttatttggtatacatataaataccaAATAACTATAAACAAATGAAACTCATCCAAATAGAGTATAAATTGAATCAAAGAAAAgttacacgtacacatacacacacacacacacacacacacaaatatacaaatatatatatatacacacaaatatatatatatatatatatatatatatatatatatatatatatatatatatatatatgtgtgtgtgtgtgtgtgtgtatgtgtatgtatgtatgtatgtatgtatgtatgtatgtatgtatgtatacatgtatgtatgtatgtatgtatgtatgtatgtatgtatgtatgtatgtgtgtatatatatatgtgtgtgtgtgtggcgtTTATTCAACAAAACAAATAGAAACAAGGTTCGATTACAAGGAAAAAGTAAATACTTTCCGAACTGCTAACCgacagttgctatggtaacaactACATACGTAAAGCTAGCGATATAATTACAGAACGTTGACAGTCTTGTGGTTAATAATTGCATACTGTTGGGAtgcaaaaacataaaaaagaaccCCCCGACTTGCACAGTCGCCGCCCAGGAAAAAACCAAGGGTAAAAAACCTAGTATattaaggtaaaaaaaaattctctggAAACCTGTGTCCGTGGCCTTGCGACTTGTACTGGGTGGAGAATATCGGACCTCGCTCGATTTTACATAGATCTACgcaatataataaaatacatgcaAAGTACACAGTACAAAAATTAGAACTGGAATAGATATAGAATGAAATGTGTCCGTCTACGAAGAGGGCACTGACTAGACTGCCGGTTCATCCTGAACCAACGCCCAACACACATGGTCACTCGACACGTGACCGTCACCTTTAAGCCTCAATATTATATTTAGGCGATACGTCTCGCCTATACTACAACATACAAACTTGCACTCAACCCGATTGTCAAAAGTTCGTCACCCTTTAACATCTAATCGAAGCATGGACCCTGGTCGAGTGTTACGTGTTTGTACAGTGATACCTAACGAAATGAGCACACTGACAGTGTAATGTATTCATGCTA
This portion of the Glandiceps talaboti chromosome 7, keGlaTala1.1, whole genome shotgun sequence genome encodes:
- the LOC144438110 gene encoding uncharacterized protein LOC144438110; translated protein: METSSGNSKYYVQHVNNIAILYMNNGQNRFNEESVSLIHKALDEVERSDAKALITTGVGKFYSNGIDTTWVSQQDIETAIKFRISFRKIQKRLLLFPIPTIAAINGHAYAGGALLTFFHDYRIMRSRRGWFCVAEIHLNLTIGEASMAVMNRRYPASVVREMVQFGKRYIAEELLEVGVVDAVTENAGLLDLAVSMAKDIIGRNCFDREALMVMKENLYCEVLKAFDSMELGIADSMEKFKQAASKL